Proteins from a single region of Allocatelliglobosispora scoriae:
- a CDS encoding ABC transporter ATP-binding protein, with product MATRTEGDMRPVIVAEGVRRSFGAAVVLDGVELRIAPGEVVALLGGSGSGKSTLLRILAGLDPEAGGVIRRPDHLAVVFQEHRLLPWKRVIDNVALGLTGPDLAGRANVALAEVGLADRGRAWPAELSGGQAQRVAVARALVREPDLLLLDEPFGALDALTRLRMQALLTRLHAQHGFAALLVTHDAEEALLLADRILLLEGGRIVEDSPVTIAQPRSRDDPAFGAARRHLLTRLGV from the coding sequence ATGGCGACGCGGACTGAAGGCGACATGAGGCCCGTCATCGTCGCCGAGGGCGTCCGCCGCTCCTTCGGCGCCGCAGTGGTGCTCGACGGCGTCGAGCTGCGCATCGCGCCCGGTGAGGTGGTCGCACTGCTCGGCGGCAGCGGTTCCGGCAAGAGCACCCTGCTGCGGATCCTCGCCGGACTGGATCCCGAGGCCGGTGGCGTGATCCGCCGCCCCGACCATCTCGCCGTCGTCTTCCAGGAGCACCGGCTGCTGCCGTGGAAGCGCGTCATCGACAACGTCGCACTGGGGCTGACCGGCCCGGATCTGGCCGGGCGTGCCAACGTGGCTCTCGCCGAGGTGGGGCTCGCCGATCGCGGTCGGGCGTGGCCGGCCGAGCTCTCCGGCGGTCAGGCTCAGCGGGTCGCGGTCGCCCGGGCACTCGTACGCGAACCCGACCTGCTCCTGCTCGACGAGCCGTTCGGCGCGCTCGACGCCCTGACCCGGCTGCGGATGCAGGCCCTGCTCACCCGGCTGCACGCCCAGCACGGCTTCGCGGCGCTGCTCGTCACGCACGACGCCGAGGAGGCGCTGCTGCTCGCCGACCGGATCCTGCTGCTGGAGGGCGGACGGATCGTCGAGGACTCGCCGGTGACGATCGCCCAGCCCCGGAGCAGGGACGATCCGGCGTTCGGTGCCGCCCGCCGCCACCTGCTCACCCGCCTGGGCGTCTGA
- a CDS encoding choice-of-anchor D domain-containing protein: MRRRSRVRRLLTGLLPGVLLLAAVVAAPGVATADETTVSVDVLRTGWDQNEPGLAPSAVSAADFGQLFKTPVNGQVYAQPIVIAGTVIAVTENNWIYGMNAVTGAVSWSRSVGPAWPASAIGCGDLVPNIGITSTPVYDPATGSVFFMAKVNDGPDADHPHFYMHSINPATGVERAGWPVTIQGSPSNDPGNTFNAKTAAQRPGLLLLDGVVYAGFASHCDYGPYVGYIAGVRTTTPAMSTLWSTEAGRSNGMAGIWQSGGGLVSDGPGRIIVSTGNGVSPAPGPGTSPPGTLGESVIRLQVNGDGTLTAKDFFSPYNNGKLDQDDTDFGSGGPMALPAGFGTAAIPRLLVQTGKDGRVYLLNRDNLGGMAQGPGGSDNSVGPPAGPYNGVWGHPAFWGGDGGYVYNVENQGFLRALKYGVNGAGLPVLTSAGTSAGTFGYTSGSPVVTSTGTTSGTAIVWAVYSDGSTGANGQLRAYDALPVSGRLNLRYSAPIGIATKFATPATDNGRVYVGTRDGFIYGFGRPTTAALTSPPTDFGNVPVNGTANATVTVTAARTVTISAISTTAPFGATPPSLPRTLTTGQTLAVPVRFTPTTTGGATGSLSFTTDAGVVALDLHGTGTQAGLGATPSTLAFGTVPTGARKTIGVSILNTGTSAVTITGSTPPTGPFTATGFPANGSTIAAGSSVAISVTYAPTVAGNQTSSLTVTSNAGAVTVPINGTAVTGAAHLTITPNPVAFGAVPVGTTATHTFEIANTGNITLTLTKAAPPVGVFNTSTPVSEGQQLFPGDVIRQTVTFTPTAQGAQSAIYSITGDDGQGAIAVQLTGTGVTGTGTTNVAAGKPATASSYTQNYGPGNVTDADAGSYWESNNNAFPQWVQVDLGASTSVGKVTLKLPPPTAWATRTQTLAVQTSQDGNTFTTVVPSAGYVFDPATGNTVNITFPTTSARYVRLSVTGNTGWPAGQLSAFEVYAAGTSGPATITASPTSLTFEATPVNINNEDWEAVVITNTGTGSATISSITVTGDFTVGHTCPAVLAAGANCAATINFHPRAAGTRTGSLIIASSATNSPATVSLSGVGTSTGSATLAAGPTSLTFGSTTVGGASGAQSITVTNTGTLAATVSSIAASGDYTQTNTCGGSIAAGANCTVSVTFRPTATGTRTGSVTVVSSATNSPLTVPLTGTGAPASNVNLALNKPTTQSSNTQNYGSGNAVDGNASSYWESNNNAFPQWMQVDLGSSTSISRVVLKLPPATAWATRNQTIAISDGSTGTILKAAASYTFDPATGNTVTVTFPAGSVRYLRITVTANTGWPAGQISEFEAYAS, encoded by the coding sequence ATGCGTCGCAGATCTCGCGTACGTCGCCTGTTAACCGGATTGCTACCGGGGGTGCTACTCCTCGCCGCGGTCGTCGCCGCGCCCGGAGTGGCGACCGCCGACGAGACGACGGTCTCCGTCGACGTGCTGCGGACGGGCTGGGATCAGAACGAGCCCGGCCTCGCCCCCTCCGCCGTCTCGGCCGCCGATTTCGGCCAGCTCTTCAAGACCCCCGTCAACGGCCAGGTCTACGCCCAGCCCATCGTCATCGCGGGCACCGTCATCGCGGTCACCGAGAACAACTGGATCTACGGCATGAACGCCGTGACCGGCGCCGTCTCCTGGTCGCGCAGCGTCGGCCCGGCCTGGCCCGCCTCGGCGATCGGCTGCGGCGACCTCGTGCCCAACATCGGCATCACCAGCACCCCGGTCTACGACCCGGCGACCGGCTCGGTCTTCTTCATGGCGAAGGTCAACGACGGCCCCGACGCCGACCACCCGCACTTCTACATGCACTCGATCAACCCGGCGACCGGCGTCGAGCGGGCCGGCTGGCCCGTGACGATCCAGGGCTCCCCCAGCAACGACCCGGGCAACACGTTCAACGCCAAGACCGCCGCCCAGCGGCCCGGCCTGCTCCTGCTCGACGGCGTCGTCTACGCCGGCTTCGCCAGCCACTGCGACTACGGCCCCTACGTCGGCTACATCGCGGGTGTGCGCACCACCACCCCGGCGATGTCGACGCTGTGGTCCACCGAGGCCGGCCGCTCCAACGGCATGGCGGGCATCTGGCAGTCCGGCGGCGGCCTCGTCTCCGACGGCCCCGGCCGGATCATCGTCTCCACCGGCAACGGCGTCTCGCCCGCGCCCGGCCCCGGCACCAGCCCGCCCGGCACGCTCGGCGAGTCGGTGATCCGGTTGCAGGTCAACGGCGACGGCACGCTGACCGCGAAGGACTTCTTCAGCCCGTACAACAACGGCAAGCTGGACCAGGACGACACCGACTTCGGCTCCGGCGGCCCGATGGCCCTGCCGGCCGGCTTCGGCACGGCGGCCATTCCGCGCCTGCTGGTCCAGACCGGCAAGGACGGCCGCGTCTACCTGCTCAACCGCGACAACCTCGGCGGCATGGCGCAGGGCCCGGGCGGCTCCGACAACTCGGTCGGCCCGCCCGCCGGTCCCTACAACGGCGTCTGGGGCCACCCGGCGTTCTGGGGCGGCGACGGCGGCTACGTCTACAACGTGGAGAACCAGGGCTTCCTGCGCGCGCTGAAGTACGGCGTCAACGGCGCCGGGCTGCCCGTGCTCACCTCGGCCGGGACCAGCGCCGGCACCTTCGGCTACACGTCCGGCTCGCCGGTCGTCACCTCCACCGGGACCACCTCCGGCACCGCGATCGTCTGGGCCGTCTACAGCGACGGTTCGACCGGCGCCAACGGCCAGCTCCGGGCCTATGACGCGCTGCCGGTGAGCGGCCGTCTCAATCTGCGCTACTCGGCGCCGATCGGCATCGCCACCAAGTTCGCCACCCCCGCCACCGACAACGGCCGGGTCTACGTCGGCACCCGCGACGGCTTCATCTACGGCTTCGGCCGTCCCACCACCGCCGCGCTGACCAGCCCGCCGACCGACTTCGGCAACGTGCCGGTCAACGGCACGGCCAACGCGACCGTCACGGTCACCGCCGCGCGCACGGTCACGATCTCGGCGATCTCCACCACGGCGCCCTTCGGCGCCACGCCGCCGTCGCTGCCGCGCACGCTCACCACCGGCCAGACGCTCGCGGTCCCGGTCCGCTTCACCCCGACGACCACGGGCGGCGCGACCGGCAGCCTGTCGTTCACCACCGACGCCGGGGTGGTCGCGCTCGACCTGCACGGCACGGGTACGCAGGCCGGCCTCGGCGCGACACCGTCCACGCTCGCCTTCGGCACCGTGCCGACCGGCGCTCGCAAGACGATCGGTGTCAGCATCCTCAACACGGGTACCTCCGCCGTCACGATCACCGGTTCCACGCCGCCGACCGGGCCCTTCACCGCTACGGGCTTCCCGGCGAACGGCTCCACGATCGCGGCGGGATCGTCGGTCGCGATCTCGGTGACCTACGCACCCACCGTCGCGGGCAACCAGACCAGCTCGCTGACGGTGACGAGCAATGCGGGAGCCGTCACGGTCCCGATCAACGGCACCGCCGTGACCGGCGCCGCGCACCTCACCATCACCCCCAACCCGGTCGCGTTCGGTGCGGTGCCGGTCGGCACGACCGCGACGCACACCTTCGAGATCGCCAACACCGGCAACATCACCCTGACCCTGACCAAGGCCGCGCCGCCGGTCGGCGTCTTCAACACCAGCACGCCGGTCTCCGAGGGCCAGCAGCTCTTCCCCGGTGACGTGATCCGGCAGACGGTGACCTTCACCCCGACCGCGCAGGGCGCGCAGTCGGCGATCTACTCCATCACCGGCGACGACGGTCAGGGCGCCATCGCGGTGCAGCTCACCGGCACCGGCGTCACCGGGACCGGCACCACCAACGTGGCGGCGGGCAAGCCGGCAACGGCGTCGTCATACACCCAGAACTACGGTCCGGGCAACGTGACGGACGCCGACGCGGGGTCCTACTGGGAGAGCAACAACAACGCCTTCCCGCAGTGGGTGCAGGTGGATCTGGGTGCGTCGACGAGCGTCGGCAAGGTGACCCTGAAGCTGCCGCCGCCGACGGCCTGGGCCACGCGTACCCAGACCCTCGCGGTCCAGACCAGCCAGGACGGCAACACGTTCACCACGGTCGTGCCGTCGGCGGGCTACGTCTTCGACCCGGCGACCGGCAACACGGTGAACATCACCTTCCCGACGACGAGCGCTCGCTACGTCCGGCTCTCCGTCACCGGCAACACCGGCTGGCCGGCCGGGCAGCTGTCGGCCTTCGAGGTCTACGCCGCCGGCACGTCCGGCCCGGCCACGATCACCGCGAGCCCGACGTCGCTGACGTTCGAGGCGACCCCGGTCAACATCAACAACGAGGACTGGGAAGCGGTCGTCATCACCAACACCGGCACGGGCTCGGCGACGATCTCGTCGATCACCGTGACCGGCGACTTCACCGTGGGCCACACGTGCCCCGCGGTTCTCGCGGCGGGTGCCAACTGCGCGGCGACGATCAACTTCCACCCCCGGGCAGCGGGTACGCGCACCGGCTCGCTCATCATCGCCAGCAGCGCCACGAACAGCCCGGCGACGGTCTCCCTGTCCGGCGTCGGTACGTCGACCGGCTCGGCGACCCTGGCGGCGGGACCGACCTCGCTGACCTTCGGCTCGACCACGGTCGGCGGGGCGAGCGGTGCGCAATCGATCACCGTCACCAACACCGGCACCCTCGCCGCGACGGTGTCGTCGATCGCCGCGTCCGGTGACTACACGCAGACCAACACCTGTGGCGGCAGCATCGCCGCCGGTGCCAACTGCACCGTCTCGGTCACCTTCCGCCCCACCGCCACCGGTACGCGTACGGGTTCGGTGACGGTCGTCAGCAGCGCCACCAACTCGCCGCTGACGGTGCCGCTCACCGGCACCGGGGCACCCGCGAGCAATGTCAACCTGGCGCTCAACAAGCCGACCACCCAGTCGTCGAACACGCAGAACTACGGTTCGGGCAACGCGGTCGACGGCAACGCCAGCAGCTACTGGGAGAGCAACAACAACGCCTTCCCGCAGTGGATGCAGGTGGACCTGGGTAGCTCGACGAGCATCAGCCGAGTGGTCCTGAAGCTGCCGCCCGCGACCGCCTGGGCCACCCGCAACCAGACGATCGCGATCTCCGACGGCAGCACCGGCACCATCCTGAAGGCCGCCGCCAGCTACACCTTCGACCCGGCGACGGGTAACACGGTGACGGTCACCTTCCCCGCCGGAAGCGTCCGCTACCTCCGCATCACGGTGACGGCCAACACCGGCTGGCCCGCCGGCCAGATCTCCGAATTCGAGGCCTACGCCTCCTGA
- a CDS encoding ABC transporter permease gives MTSSPTTTAPDRADSAAPGAVALSGSTPPVVTSRRWRRAVTPVLLVLLWELAARIGLLPPEKLPAPTDVIRAGWLLSGDGTLALHVLDSLTRALIGLAIGGLLALVLGSLAGLLRIGDDAIDPPVQMARMLPHLGLVPLLIIWVGIGEELKITLVALGSFFPIYFNTYAGIRDIDERLVEAARTCGLGAWGRLRHVVLPGALPSLFLGLRLAIGAAWLSLVVGEQVNAQTGIGFLMMEAREFYQTDIVVLGLVIYALLGLGSDLLLRFAERRTLSWRRGLKAT, from the coding sequence ATGACCAGCTCTCCCACCACCACCGCCCCGGACCGTGCCGACAGCGCGGCTCCGGGGGCGGTGGCCCTCTCCGGCTCCACGCCTCCCGTCGTGACATCGCGGCGCTGGCGTCGGGCCGTCACCCCGGTGCTGCTGGTGCTGCTCTGGGAGCTCGCGGCCCGGATCGGCCTGCTGCCGCCGGAGAAGCTCCCCGCGCCCACCGACGTCATCCGGGCCGGCTGGCTTCTCAGCGGCGACGGAACCCTCGCCCTCCACGTCCTCGACTCGCTCACCCGCGCCCTGATCGGACTGGCGATCGGCGGCCTGCTCGCCCTGGTCCTCGGATCGCTGGCGGGCCTGCTGCGGATCGGCGACGACGCCATCGACCCGCCGGTGCAGATGGCGCGGATGCTGCCGCACCTCGGTCTCGTCCCGCTGCTCATCATCTGGGTCGGCATCGGCGAGGAACTCAAGATCACGCTGGTGGCGCTCGGCTCCTTCTTCCCGATCTACTTCAACACCTACGCCGGGATCCGGGACATCGACGAGCGGTTGGTGGAGGCCGCGCGTACCTGTGGGCTCGGCGCCTGGGGGCGGCTGCGGCACGTGGTGCTGCCCGGCGCGCTGCCGTCGCTCTTCCTCGGCCTGCGCCTGGCGATCGGCGCCGCCTGGCTCAGCCTCGTCGTCGGCGAGCAGGTCAACGCCCAGACGGGCATCGGCTTCCTGATGATGGAGGCCCGTGAGTTCTACCAGACCGACATCGTCGTGCTCGGCCTGGTCATCTACGCGCTGCTCGGTCTCGGCTCCGACCTGCTGCTGCGCTTCGCGGAACGGAGGACCCTGTCATGGCGACGCGGACTGAAGGCGACATGA
- a CDS encoding aliphatic sulfonate ABC transporter substrate-binding protein, which yields MSHPLPQGRRRVLAGIAALALAAGSLVACSSADDAKPGAEAPLRIGYQRFGGLSLVKAKDAAPGTTWSLFESGPALTEGLKADAIDIGQTGEAPPVFAAAGKIDFRIIGTSQPVPKGEAVLVKTAKGFKTFADLKGKTVALNKGSNVNWLLVKLLEKYQLKLTDINIKYLKPAEARPAFDNDQVDAWIIWDPYFALAEQPGVSILEDATGLASNREYLLVSPQALKNKPNQIREFLKQYRTITDWGIANPTERAAVLAPELKIPLDTTTRALSRSAQPLAPVTPEIGAELQAIADGFTTLALIPEKIDIAGRIDGQFAEILR from the coding sequence ATGTCCCACCCCCTTCCGCAAGGTCGCCGCCGCGTCCTCGCCGGGATCGCCGCGCTCGCCCTCGCGGCCGGTTCCCTCGTCGCCTGCTCCTCCGCCGACGACGCCAAGCCCGGTGCCGAGGCACCGCTGCGCATCGGCTACCAGCGCTTCGGCGGACTGAGCCTGGTCAAGGCGAAGGATGCGGCGCCCGGCACCACCTGGTCGCTCTTCGAGAGCGGACCGGCGCTCACCGAGGGGCTCAAGGCGGACGCCATCGACATCGGACAGACCGGCGAGGCGCCGCCCGTCTTCGCCGCCGCCGGAAAGATCGACTTCCGGATCATCGGCACCTCGCAGCCGGTACCGAAGGGCGAGGCGGTCCTGGTGAAGACGGCCAAGGGCTTCAAGACCTTCGCCGACCTCAAGGGCAAGACCGTCGCGCTGAACAAGGGCTCCAACGTCAACTGGCTGCTCGTCAAGCTGCTGGAGAAGTACCAGCTCAAGCTCACCGACATCAACATCAAATACCTCAAGCCGGCCGAGGCGCGCCCCGCGTTCGACAACGACCAGGTCGACGCGTGGATCATCTGGGACCCGTACTTCGCCCTCGCCGAGCAGCCCGGCGTCTCCATCCTGGAGGACGCGACCGGCCTCGCCAGCAACCGTGAATACCTGCTCGTCTCGCCGCAGGCGCTGAAGAACAAGCCGAACCAGATCCGCGAGTTCCTCAAGCAGTACCGCACGATCACCGACTGGGGCATCGCCAACCCGACCGAGCGCGCCGCGGTGCTCGCACCGGAGCTGAAGATCCCGCTCGACACCACCACCCGGGCCCTGTCGCGCAGCGCGCAGCCGCTCGCCCCGGTCACCCCCGAGATCGGCGCCGAACTGCAGGCGATCGCGGACGGCTTCACCACGCTCGCGCTGATTCCCGAGAAGATCGACATTGCGGGGCGGATCGACGGGCAGTTCGCCGAGATCCTCCGATGA